A single genomic interval of Aegicerativicinus sediminis harbors:
- a CDS encoding LptF/LptG family permease, whose translation MKILDRYILTTYLKTFMSVFVILMLIFILQSIWLYIGELAGRDLSFLVVYKFLLYATPTLIPLILPLTILLSSIMVFGSLAENYEFAAMKSTGISLQRAMRALSVFILLLAVVVFFFANNVIPAANFNFYNLRKNIAQRQPALAITAGQFNQIGDINIKVEEKYGDNDQLLRDVIIHKKYQTKAGNFRVMKAETGELKSSLESNVLQLVLFDGHYYEEVQSNDRKQAIKKPFVKSAFDEYIINVDLEGLNDVDMEDKSYDNRYNMLDISALNYTIDSLENQRERNFEELTNTLYSRSAINNLNINFDVKENADLSNGVLELFDTRTKSQILSLAKNSINSSKQIILTKTQGYSQETKWLNRHIISLHEKYALGLACIILFFVGAPLGALIRKGGIGLPMVIAILLFLTYHFIGIFSKNGSQDGSFSPIIGTWLSTLIMLPLSIYLTSRATKDRGLFDVSTYLDPLRKFLGLKSKYKLKNEDGGFRDYSFITHYSNDKLIGVIKNYDQLQFNKQSKVLAYNQLLANGIRNEVLEERGLVIDKKFIESSKDAKNAIKWSKVTFFIYILSASFLILHFVFKNNNFPEWSQFVLIASIIGFVLFLISFISTYTKVSTFKKDLDVPTKRLNPILMILGFPFYMVSHFFLKNKIREDLGSAVIENIK comes from the coding sequence TATACTCATGCTCATTTTTATTTTACAATCTATATGGTTGTATATTGGTGAGTTGGCAGGTAGAGACTTATCTTTTTTGGTTGTTTATAAGTTTCTTTTATATGCAACCCCTACCCTAATACCATTGATATTACCGCTAACAATACTGCTTTCATCTATAATGGTTTTTGGAAGTTTAGCGGAAAACTATGAGTTTGCCGCAATGAAATCAACCGGTATTTCATTGCAACGAGCCATGAGGGCCTTGAGTGTCTTTATTCTTTTGTTGGCAGTGGTAGTGTTCTTTTTTGCGAATAATGTCATTCCGGCAGCAAATTTTAATTTTTATAATCTCAGGAAAAATATTGCCCAAAGGCAACCGGCTTTGGCCATTACAGCCGGTCAATTCAATCAAATTGGAGATATCAATATTAAGGTTGAAGAAAAATACGGCGATAACGACCAGCTACTACGAGATGTTATAATTCATAAAAAATATCAAACAAAAGCCGGAAACTTCAGGGTTATGAAAGCCGAAACCGGTGAATTGAAGAGCAGTTTAGAATCGAACGTCCTACAGTTAGTATTGTTTGATGGTCACTATTATGAAGAGGTTCAATCTAACGACAGAAAGCAAGCTATAAAAAAACCGTTCGTAAAGAGCGCTTTTGACGAATATATCATCAATGTAGATCTTGAAGGGTTAAATGATGTTGACATGGAGGATAAAAGCTACGATAACCGTTATAATATGCTCGATATTAGCGCTTTGAATTACACAATCGACAGTCTTGAAAATCAGAGAGAACGAAATTTTGAAGAACTTACCAACACGTTATATTCTAGGTCCGCCATAAACAATTTGAATATAAATTTTGATGTCAAAGAAAATGCAGATTTGAGCAATGGTGTTCTCGAACTTTTTGATACAAGAACCAAATCCCAGATTCTAAGTTTGGCGAAGAACTCAATTAATTCTTCAAAACAAATAATCTTGACTAAGACTCAAGGGTATTCTCAAGAAACCAAATGGCTAAATAGGCATATCATTTCCCTCCATGAAAAATATGCTTTGGGTTTAGCTTGCATAATTTTATTCTTCGTTGGTGCTCCGTTAGGAGCTTTGATTAGGAAGGGAGGAATTGGGCTTCCCATGGTAATTGCAATATTATTGTTTCTCACCTATCACTTTATTGGGATATTCTCTAAAAATGGATCTCAGGATGGCTCATTCAGTCCGATTATTGGAACATGGCTATCAACGTTAATCATGTTGCCTTTAAGTATCTATCTAACCAGCAGAGCGACAAAAGATAGAGGTCTATTTGATGTTTCAACATATCTCGATCCTCTAAGAAAATTCTTAGGGCTAAAGTCAAAATACAAGTTGAAAAATGAAGATGGCGGTTTCCGCGATTATAGCTTTATTACTCATTATTCCAACGACAAACTTATTGGTGTTATTAAGAATTATGACCAACTTCAATTTAATAAGCAATCAAAGGTCCTTGCATATAACCAACTACTTGCAAACGGCATTAGAAATGAGGTCTTAGAAGAACGCGGTTTAGTGATTGATAAAAAGTTTATAGAATCTTCTAAAGATGCTAAGAACGCCATTAAGTGGTCTAAGGTAACTTTCTTTATCTACATCTTATCCGCCTCTTTTTTAATATTACACTTTGTATTTAAAAACAACAATTTTCCTGAATGGTCACAATTTGTATTAATTGCTTCCATAATTGGATTTGTCCTGTTTTTGATTTCTTTTATTTCCACTTACACTAAAGTCTCAACCTTTAAAAAGGATCTAGACGTCCCAACAAAAAGATTAAATCCAATATTGATGATTTTAGGATTCCCATTTTACATGGTGAGCCACTTTTTCCTTAAAAATAAAATCCGAGAAGACTTAGGAAGTGCGGTTATTGAAAATATAAAATAA